A single genomic interval of Penaeus chinensis breed Huanghai No. 1 chromosome 23, ASM1920278v2, whole genome shotgun sequence harbors:
- the LOC125037637 gene encoding guanine nucleotide exchange factor MSS4 homolog has product MADTNCLVREGQNSCVVKCVHCESRVLSPQSATFLSQSHALPTPTQPKDQPSPNTEDLGEWWVVDDMFTFDNIGFSHTVGSTKYLVCADCERGPVGWHDNTTKKSYVALARVKHT; this is encoded by the exons ATGGCAGACACCAACTGCTTGGTGCGAGAAGGCCAGAACAGCTGTGTGGTGAAATGCGTCCATTGTGAGTCTCGGGTGTTGTCTCCCCAGTCAGCCACTTTCCTCAGTCAGTCTCACGCACTGCCAACCCCCACGCAGCCCAAAGATCAGCCGTCACCAAATACAGAGGAT CTTGGTGAATGGTGGGTTGTGGATGACATGTTCACCTTCGACAATATTGGCTTCTCCCACACGGTTGGCAGCACGAAGTACCTTGTGTGCGCAGACTGTGAGAGAGGACCAGTTGGCTGGCATGACAACACGACCAAGAAGAGCTATGTAGCTTTAGCCAGGGTCAAACACACCTAG
- the LOC125037370 gene encoding U11/U12 small nuclear ribonucleoprotein 35 kDa protein-like: MPGDWKPIAREYDPLAAGSIDGTDTEPHDRAVWRAMHAHHTPPEIPSNPDRTLFVGRLPQNLKEDQLRDRFSRFGVVESVHLVTDIVTGQSKGYGFVEFRRGRDAAEAQRECRGLEIEGLQVIVDWEVGRRMKGWIPRRLGGGWGGRKEAGQLRFGCVDRPWKKPIVINPQQNPVDTKGRYTARGNRPAERYTRNRDSPRDIRDRRTSVPFRREEESRRKAKPFYQRRDESESRGTSDSRRSQNSADYRD; this comes from the coding sequence ATGCCAGGAGACTGGAAACCCATAGCACGTGAATATGACCCCCTTGCAGCTGGAAGCATTGATGGCACAGATACAGAGCCACATGACAGGGCAGTTTGGCGGGCCATGCATGCCCACCATACCCCACCAGAGATCCCTTCCAACCCAGATCGCACACTCTTTGTGGGCAGATTACCTCAAAATCTGAAAGAGGACCAGCTGAGAGACAGGTTCTCAAGGTTTGGTGTTGTAGAGAGTGTCCATCTGGTTACTGATATTGTCACTGGCCAGAGCAAAGGATATGGCTTTGTAGAATTCCGGCGAGGACGAGATGCAGCTGAGGCGCAGAGGGAATGCCGTGGCCTTGAGATAGAGGGGCTTCAGGTGATTGTCGACTGGGAAGTCGGGCGCAGGATGAAAGGCTGGATTCCAAGAAGGCTGGGAGGAGGCTGGGGTGGACGCAAGGAAGCAGGGCAACTGAGATTTGGCTGTGTGGACAGACCATGGAAGAAACCCATTGTAATCAACCCACAGCAGAATCCCGTAGACACAAAAGGAAGATATACTGCAAGAGGGAACAGACCTGCAGAGAGATACACAAGAAACAGAGACAGCCCCAGGGACATTAGGGATAGAAGGACCAGTGTCCCGTttcgaagagaagaagaatcgcGCAGAAAAGCAAAGCCGTTTTAccagaggagggatgagagtgagagtagaggtaCAAGTGATTCCAGAAGATCGCAGAATAGTGCAGATTATCGTGATTGA